The DNA segment GATATCCGGCCCGGGCCAGGGCCTTGCAGGTATGGCTGCCGATATAGCCGGCCCCGCCGGTAACCAGGACTGGAATCGGGGTGGTGCTGTTTTGGGAAGGTTGGGGGGGCATTATTAGTAAAATGTAAAATGTGAAATGTGAAATGTGAAATGTGAAATGATTATAACATTCTGTTCCCATTAACAAATAACTATTAACCGTTAACTTTTCACTTTTCACCGTTCCCCGTTCCGTTCTCTTGAAGAAACGAATCAAAATAGGCAATGGTCTTTTTCAGCCCCTCTTCCAGTTGGATCGTCGGCTGCCAGCCCAGTTTTTCCCTGGCCAGGGTGATATCCGGGCAGCGCTGGGTCGGGTCGTCGCTGGGCAAAGACTTATAGACCAGTTCGGAAGAGGAGCCGGTCAGTTCGACCACCTTCTCGGCCAGTTCCTTGATGGTGAACTCGCCGGGGTTGCCGGTATTGACCGGGCCGGTAAAGTCGTCCGGCGAGGCCATCAACCGGATAAAGGCCTCGATCAGGTCGTCCACATAACAGAAGGAACGGGACTGGGAGCCGTTGCCGTAGATGGTGATCGGTTTGCCCTGCAGGGCCTGGACAATGAAGTTGGAGACCACCCGGCCGTCGTTGGGATGCATCCTCGGGCCATAGGTGTTGAAGATCCGCGCCACCTTGATCCGCAGATTATGCTGGCGGTGGTAATCGAAGAACAGGGTCTCGGCGCACCGTTTGCCCTCATCATAGCAGGAGCGGAAACCAATGGGGTTGACATGGCCCCAATAGCTCTCCGGCTGGGGGTGAATCTGGGGATCGCCATACACCTCGCTGGTGGAAGCCTGCATGATCTTGGCCCTGACCCGTTTGGCCAGCCCCAGCATATTGATGGCGCCGTGGACCGAGGTCTTGGTGGTCTGCACCGGGTCGAACTGGTAGTGGATAGGCGAGGCCGGGCAGGCCAGGTTGTAGATCTCGTCCACCTCCACATAGAGCGGGAAGGTAACGTCGTGGCGCAGTACCTCGAAGTGCGGGTTCCCCAGCAGATGTTTGATGTTTTCCTTGGTTCCGGTGAAAAAATTATCCACGCAGATAACATCGCAGCCATCGTTAAGAAGCCGCTCACAGAGATGGGAACCGAGAAAGCCGGCACCGCCGGTGATCAGGGCGCGTTTTCTGAGGTTATATGTTTTCATAAGAGGACACGGGTTAGGGGTGATAGGTTAGGGGTGATGGGTTAGGGAACGTACTTTAATCAACTTGCCCAGCATCCCCCCGATTTGATCACATTCTTTGCAAATTTTTTCAAAATTTTCCTTGGTAAGATAACCGATCTCAAATGCTATTTCAGTCTGGGTGCTTACTTCGGCCAACGAACCTTTGGCGATATGAAAAAAACGAACCGACTCCTTGTTTGTGTCTCGCTCATCTCCCTCCGCTATGTTGCTTGGCACGGAGACAGCTGCACGACGCATCTGGTCTCGCAACCCATAATCTCTGGCAAGAGGTCCATTTCCGGTGATACGATAAATCTCAACGGCAAAATTTTTGGCTTTCTGCCACACCTGAAGATCTCTGAATCCTCCCCCCATAACCTGTCACCAGGAACCCATTACCCGTATCATCAAAAGTGCGTCATCGCCGGTTTGCCCAGCGGGAAAACGTTAAAGCCGATCTCGTAGAGTTTTTGATGGTCGAGAATGTTACGGCCGTCAAAGATAAAGGCCGGCTGGGCCATGGATTTAAATATTTTCTCATAATCAAGCTCCCCGTACAGGGTCCATTCGGTCATCACCGCAATGGAATCACAGCCGGCGGCCGCTTCATAGGGATCTTCGACATAGCTGACCGTGCCGTCCAGGCCGGCCAGATCCTTTTCCGCATTGGCCAGGGCCTTGGGGTCGCTGATCACCAGTTCCGCCCGTTCCTCCAGCAGGCGGCGGGCGACAAAGATCGCCGGGCTTTCCCGGGTGTCGCCGGTATTGGCCTTAAAGGCGAAGCCAAGGAGGCAGATGCGCTTGCCGGCCAGGGTATTGAACATCGCACCAAGCATGGCCAGGACAAAGCGCTCCTGCTGGTAATCATTGATGGTGATCACCCCCTGCCAGTAGGAGGCCACCTCCTCCAGGCCATAATGGCGGCAGAGATAGACCAGATTGAGAATATCCTTCTTAAAACAGGAACCGCCGAAGCCGACGCTGGCCTGGAGAAACCTTTTCCCCAGCCGGCTGTCCATGCCCACGGCCCGGGCCACCTCGCTGACATCGGCATCGGTTTGTTCGCACAGGGCGGAAATGGAATTGATCGAGGAGATGCGCTGGGCCAGAAAGGCGTTGGCCACCAGCTTGGACAACTCACTGCTCCAGATATTGGCGGTAATGATCCGTTCCGGCGGGACCCAGTTGCCATAGATTTCAACCAGGGCGTCCCGGGCCTGCAATCCTTCCGGGGTTTCACGGGAGCCGATCAGCACCCGGTCCGGATTTTCCAGGTCGCGGATGGCAGTGCCTTCGGCCAGAAACTCCGGGTTGGAGAGGACATCGAAATGAACCTTGCTGTTGGTCGCGGTCAGGATCCGCTCCATGGCCAGGGCGGTTTTCACCGGCAGGGTACTCTTCTCAACAATGACCGTGTCGGTGACCGCGCACTTCCTGATCTGGCGGGCGGTCTTTTCCCAGTACTGCAGATCCGCGGCCATGCCGGCGCCGGCGCCGAAACTCTTGGTCGGTGTGTTGACGCTGACAAAGATGAAGTCAGCCGTGCGGATGCCGCCCTCGATATCAGTGCTGAAAAAGAGATTCCGGCCCCGGGCCTGGCGGACCACCTCATCAAGACCCGGTTCGTAGATGGGCAACTCATCGGAGTTCCACTGGTTGATCCTTTGGGGGTTGATGTCCACCACGGTTACCTTGTGTTGCGGGCACTTCAGGGCAATCATCGCCATGGTCGGCCCGCCCACATAACCGGCGCCAATACAGAGGATGTTTTTATTAAATGTCATTCCGCAACCCTTGTTTTTCGTGGGACAGAGCAAAGAGAGGTTAGCGCCTGGCGCATAGCGTAAAACATAAACCCGGTGTAAACGCTCCTCGCCAAGCTCTTTGCGCCTACCCCGGGCACGCTACCGCCATTCGGGTGAAAACACCCGTTAAAAAAAGAATTGTTATTGGTAAAACGTGAAAAGTAAAAAGTGAACAGTATTAGGATGTTACCCTCTAGACCCGCAACATTTCACATTTCACATTTCACTGTTAACTGTTAACTATTACCTACGCGGCGGTCAAAGCCGCCACCGAAACCGTGGCAGTCACCTGGCGGCGCAACATGTCGAGCAGGATGACGGCCCGGTCCTGGCCGCGAATTTCCCGGAAAATTCCTTCAACCCCTGCCAACTCGCCATATACTATCTTTACCTTGCTGCCGGGTTTAAGAAAAGAACGTTCCAGTTCCCTGGTGGAGATATATCCCTGCTCGTCTTCACGGGCTTGCAGGTTTTCTATCAACCAAGCGGGGACCGGCGGGTACTGGTCGCCGAAACGGACCGGGCCGATGGCGCCGATGGTGCCGCCTATTGTCGGCCAGCGCCGTTCTTCCGGGGCAAGGTGCAAAAACAGATAACCAGGGAAAAAAGGCCGCTCAACCTGCTCAACCCGCCGGGCATGACGCCTGGTTTTCAGGGTTTTCGGCAGATAGACCGTAAAACCCTGACGTTCAAATTGTGTCCGGGCGATCTGCTCCTTATGGGGCTTTACCCGGATAGCGAACCATTCACGACTCATGGCAACATATGTGATTTTGAATTTTTAGTTTTTAATTTTGAATTGTTACGAACAGAAATGTTTCTAGATCAATTCAACATTGTCGGTCTCGCAACAACCCGCTCGACGGACGTGATTCGTCTTGTAACTTGTTGATTTTATTGGGTGGCATTTGAAGCCTTTCGGGTTGTTACGAGTTCATCAACATTGTCGGTCTCGCAACAACCCGCTCGACGGACGTGATTCGTCTTGTAACTTGTTGATTTTATTGGGTGGCATTTGAAGCCTTTCGGATTGTTACGAGTTCATCAACATTCAAAGTTTACAATTAAGCATTCTATATGGTTCTTTTCCCTTGCCTCTTTTGAGGCAATGGCCATTTTCGAAATAAAATCCTTTTTACTTTGAGCCGCTGTCGCCTCCTCAACATTGGCCCCGATACTGGTACCGGCTTTGAGCAGCTGTTTGGAAAGAACAAATTCTTTTTGTGCTTTCAGTTGGAGGTACAGGCAAATTATGTCCAGTGCAAACTGATAGGATTTTCCCCTGATCAAATTCGACTGTTCAGCCACCAATACACCTCAATAATTCAAAACTTAACATTATCTTTCTATTTCCCGGCGGAGTTCCTCTATTTCATGCTGCAGCTGTTCGTACTCGGCCATCTTGCGCCGCATAAAACGCACCGTCACCCGGGCCTTCTCCTCCACTCCCTTGGGGGTGAGAATATAGGCATAGGCGGTCTTGTTGTTGCTGTGCTGGAAATTCTTGACCTTGATCAACCCCTTGGCAACCAGGGCCTTCAGGCAGTAGTTCACCTTGCCCAGGCTTATGTCCAGGGACTCGGACAAGGCCCGCTGGGAGAGCTGCGGTTCGGCGTCAATGGACTTCATCAGGCGGTAGGTAACGCCATCATCGGGATCCACGGATTTCATGGTCAGACACCTGCGGCCAACACGTCTCAGGCTAGCCGTAAACATAGGAATATCAAGCGTTCATCGATTGAACACTGTCTATCAACCATGAATTTGATCTGATCGCAATGTTTTTTTATCCGCTTTCTCTTACAGCTGTTTGATTACCCGGTCAAAATCGCTCTCAAAGAGACGGTCCTGCACAATGCGGTACTTTTCAACTTCACCCTTGGCATGGGTCTTGGCCGGCCTGGCAGTCACCTTGCCGGGGCACAGGGCAAGATTATAATTGTCGGTCTCGCAACAACCCGCTCGACGGACGTGTGTCATGTTGTAACTTGTTGATTTTATTGGGTGGCATTTGAAGCCTTTCGGGTTGTTACGGGTTCATCATAATTGAAAGGGAAGGGGCCGGATTATTTTAATCCCCCAGGGCCGCACCTCCGCCTGATAGACAAGAATCCGCACCCCCTGCCCATGGACCGCGGCCAGGGTCTCGGCATAGAGCGGATCGATCCGGGCGGCCGGGGTAAAAGAACGGGCATCCATCCGCTGGACGCAGAAAAAAACCGCGGCATCGTGTCCGGCCTGCTTCAAGGCCAGCAGTTCATGGAGGTGCTTGGTGCCCCGGGCAGTGACCGCATCGGGAAATTTTGCAATATCGCCATCCACCAGGGTGCAGTTTTTCACTTCCACATACATGGTGCCGGCAGCCCGGGTCAACATGAAGTCGAGCCGGGTATGGGACGAGGTTTTCACCTCGGCAACAATGTGTTCCACCGGACCGATCTCGGTCACTATCCCCCGGGCAAGGGCCTCCCGGACCAGCTGGTTGGTACGGGCGGTGTTGATCCCCACCCAGGTTTTTTTTATACGCACCATCTCCCAGGTATGGGGATATTTACGCCGGGGATTGTCGGAGCGGGAGAGCAAAACCGGGCTGCCCGGCAGGGCACAACCCAGCATGCTGCCGGAATTGGGGCAGTGGACGGTTATCCTGCCGCCGTCCATAAGTTCCACGTCGGCCAGGAACCGTTTATAGCGCCGGAGCAAAATAGCCGGTTCCAAAGGGGGATCAAAATGCATAGCAGGCTTTCTCCTGTCCTGGCATGCCACGAATACACAGTCGCTACCAGAGCCTATTCTGTGCGAATGATCGTCCGGAACCAGATTTGAGATACTTCTCAAGCTCAGCCGCCTTGCTTTCATCGGAAAAGGCCAGATAGGTTATCAGCTTCCAGGGCCGGAACTTGGATGTGTGAGGTGATTGCCCGGCGTTATGGGCTGCAAGGCGTTTATTAATGTCAGAGGTCAGCCCGACATAGCGTTGCCTTGGATGGTTCTGACTCTGCAGGAGGTAGACGTATTTCATTATCCCTCTGTGTCAATGTAAGTGAGACACCTACCCCTCAATAAATTTATGCGGCTGATTTTACCGAAACCGGTTACCGTTTTGTGGAGTACAAGGATGGCAGTTGGCAGAAATTGAGTTCGAGTAGCGATGAGATCCTGCTGCCCCACACTCTGCCTGATGGGTTTCGGTTCAAGCTGAACCTGGCCGGTGAAGAGGTTGATTTCGGCAAATCTGTACTCGATGAAGATGAAAAAAATAAAACTCCCACCGGCATCTTCCTCCTCTCCAGCGGCGATATTACTCCCTTTGAGATTACAATCATTGACCGCTGTTCCGGCAAAAACCGTATCCTTTCCAACTTGGAGGACGGTTGCATTAGACTGATTTCAGGTCAATCTTCTCTCGCTGCAACAAATCGTTAAGCAACGTCCGGCGTATCTATTGCATTTCGGGATGCGGGACCGGTGTTCGCTTACGGCTGCATACCGGGTTCGCCGGCAGGCGCTATCAACACGACAGCTCACCTCACACTATTTTTTTTCGCCTTTCATAGGTCTCAAGGAGCTTCCACAGGACAACCGGGATGTCCTTAAGCACGGCAAACGGCACCTCGTATACACTGGCCGGTTCCGCGACCACCATCCGGTCATCCGTTTTCTCGTTGAAAAAGGCCGACTCCTCGCCGAAAAAATCACCGGACCGCAGGGTTTCCCTGATCCTGCCGGCCGCAGTCCTGGCCAGTGCGCCGTTCTTTATCAGATAGATGGCAGACGGATCGATTTTTTCCAGGGGCTCGCCGCTATGGTAATAATTGCTGAGTTCCATCTTTTCCGCGATCGTTCCCTGGACCGGCGGTGAAATCGACTCCCCGAACAGCCATGTCTTCTGGAGAAACTGCCGGTTCTCATGGAGCCGCTCAATCTGTCGATACATCCGGTTCTCCTTGACGAACTGGGCGTACGAACCCACCGGCAGGAGCAACGCCTGGATGTAACTGATGGAACGGTAGGTCGCGTTGGTCCGGAAGCCGTGCAGCCCCGAATACTCGCCGATCAGGCCGCCGGCGGAAAGGATACTGTAGATCCCCTCCTCTTCGTTGATCATCTCCGCATTCCCGGAAAGCAGCAGGAAAATATCCTTGTTCACCTCGCCCCGACGCAGGATTATGGAGCCGGGATTGTATTCAACGATCCTGTTATTGAGCAGCTTGGTCAGGTTATGGACCGGCACCTTGTCAAAATAGGCCCTCAGAAAATTGCTCGCAATCGACCGGATGGTGTTTGAATAATCGGGAACCAGGACGTCCACCGTTCCAAAGGGAGCGCTGGAGCCTATTTCCTTCTGCCTGGTGGTCAGGGGCACGGCGGTATGGGCCAGGATGATTCTATCGGAGGGATCTTCCTTGAAATCCTCGGTCGTGCCGTGGATCATCCCGGCGC comes from the Desulfobacterales bacterium genome and includes:
- a CDS encoding nucleotide sugar dehydrogenase, which translates into the protein MTFNKNILCIGAGYVGGPTMAMIALKCPQHKVTVVDINPQRINQWNSDELPIYEPGLDEVVRQARGRNLFFSTDIEGGIRTADFIFVSVNTPTKSFGAGAGMAADLQYWEKTARQIRKCAVTDTVIVEKSTLPVKTALAMERILTATNSKVHFDVLSNPEFLAEGTAIRDLENPDRVLIGSRETPEGLQARDALVEIYGNWVPPERIITANIWSSELSKLVANAFLAQRISSINSISALCEQTDADVSEVARAVGMDSRLGKRFLQASVGFGGSCFKKDILNLVYLCRHYGLEEVASYWQGVITINDYQQERFVLAMLGAMFNTLAGKRICLLGFAFKANTGDTRESPAIFVARRLLEERAELVISDPKALANAEKDLAGLDGTVSYVEDPYEAAAGCDSIAVMTEWTLYGELDYEKIFKSMAQPAFIFDGRNILDHQKLYEIGFNVFPLGKPAMTHF
- a CDS encoding MarR family EPS-associated transcriptional regulator; translation: MKSVDPDDGVTYRLMKSIDAEPQLSQRALSESLDISLGKVNYCLKALVAKGLIKVKNFQHSNNKTAYAYILTPKGVEEKARVTVRFMRRKMAEYEQLQHEIEELRREIER
- a CDS encoding SDR family oxidoreductase, with product MKTYNLRKRALITGGAGFLGSHLCERLLNDGCDVICVDNFFTGTKENIKHLLGNPHFEVLRHDVTFPLYVEVDEIYNLACPASPIHYQFDPVQTTKTSVHGAINMLGLAKRVRAKIMQASTSEVYGDPQIHPQPESYWGHVNPIGFRSCYDEGKRCAETLFFDYHRQHNLRIKVARIFNTYGPRMHPNDGRVVSNFIVQALQGKPITIYGNGSQSRSFCYVDDLIEAFIRLMASPDDFTGPVNTGNPGEFTIKELAEKVVELTGSSSELVYKSLPSDDPTQRCPDITLAREKLGWQPTIQLEEGLKKTIAYFDSFLQENGTGNGEK
- a CDS encoding four helix bundle protein — translated: MGGGFRDLQVWQKAKNFAVEIYRITGNGPLARDYGLRDQMRRAAVSVPSNIAEGDERDTNKESVRFFHIAKGSLAEVSTQTEIAFEIGYLTKENFEKICKECDQIGGMLGKLIKVRSLTHHP
- the sfsA gene encoding DNA/RNA nuclease SfsA, with translation MHFDPPLEPAILLRRYKRFLADVELMDGGRITVHCPNSGSMLGCALPGSPVLLSRSDNPRRKYPHTWEMVRIKKTWVGINTARTNQLVREALARGIVTEIGPVEHIVAEVKTSSHTRLDFMLTRAAGTMYVEVKNCTLVDGDIAKFPDAVTARGTKHLHELLALKQAGHDAAVFFCVQRMDARSFTPAARIDPLYAETLAAVHGQGVRILVYQAEVRPWGIKIIRPLPFQL
- a CDS encoding transcriptional activator RfaH is translated as MSREWFAIRVKPHKEQIARTQFERQGFTVYLPKTLKTRRHARRVEQVERPFFPGYLFLHLAPEERRWPTIGGTIGAIGPVRFGDQYPPVPAWLIENLQAREDEQGYISTRELERSFLKPGSKVKIVYGELAGVEGIFREIRGQDRAVILLDMLRRQVTATVSVAALTAA
- a CDS encoding four helix bundle protein, which gives rise to MAEQSNLIRGKSYQFALDIICLYLQLKAQKEFVLSKQLLKAGTSIGANVEEATAAQSKKDFISKMAIASKEAREKNHIECLIVNFEC